One genomic region from Evansella sp. LMS18 encodes:
- the yhfH gene encoding protein YhfH gives MIMSSTEFFRNLPPKECAKCGDKIDEMHDCYSHKCTECESEIY, from the coding sequence ATGATAATGTCCAGTACAGAATTTTTCAGGAATCTGCCGCCAAAGGAATGCGCGAAATGCGGAGACAAAATCGACGAGATGCATGATTGTTATTCCCATAAATGTACAGAATGTGAAAGCGAGATCTATTAA
- a CDS encoding DUF3891 family protein, whose amino-acid sequence MIVKETANSYILIEQHYHAELSGELANKWRIEYFLGADKRESVELAIRMHDWCWQKLDKKPVFLSEEKQPASFTDYPLNEKIRAYTEGIEFMEERDEYAALLISSHYSSFFNGKGGKKETKFRTEEEGRQKELKQKLKIENRRKEFQFHFDLLQLCDNLSLYLCMNKWGASKDEEISWFRNGFPQQFAPLNNEKLYGEWESENKIILEPFPFSMQTVAVRIPYKKISKGEYTSESLLEEYKNTEYTYHEIKISPK is encoded by the coding sequence ATGATCGTAAAAGAAACTGCAAATTCTTATATTCTGATTGAGCAGCATTACCATGCAGAACTTTCTGGAGAGTTAGCAAATAAATGGAGAATAGAATATTTCCTGGGGGCAGATAAGAGGGAATCTGTAGAACTGGCCATTCGAATGCATGACTGGTGCTGGCAGAAACTAGATAAGAAGCCAGTGTTTCTATCAGAGGAAAAACAGCCTGCTTCTTTTACTGATTATCCGCTTAACGAAAAAATAAGGGCTTACACGGAAGGGATTGAATTCATGGAGGAGCGGGATGAATATGCGGCACTCCTTATCAGCAGCCATTATTCCAGCTTTTTTAACGGAAAGGGCGGGAAAAAAGAGACAAAATTCCGCACGGAGGAAGAAGGCCGGCAGAAAGAGCTGAAACAAAAGCTGAAAATAGAAAATCGAAGGAAAGAATTTCAGTTTCACTTTGATTTGCTGCAGCTGTGCGATAACTTGTCTCTTTACTTATGCATGAATAAATGGGGCGCCTCAAAAGACGAGGAGATTTCCTGGTTCCGCAACGGCTTTCCCCAACAGTTTGCCCCGTTAAATAATGAGAAGCTTTATGGAGAATGGGAATCAGAAAACAAAATTATTCTGGAGCCTTTCCCATTTAGTATGCAGACAGTAGCTGTAAGAATCCCATATAAAAAGATTTCTAAAGGAGAGTATACATCGGAATCATTACTTGAAGAATACAAAAACACAGAGTATACGTACCATGAGATAAAGATTTCCCCGAAATAA